AGGCGATAAAGTCCGGTTTCGCCTGCTTCAGCAGCGCCATCTCGGCGTCGGTGATGGTCGGCAGCCAGCCTTTCTCCTGCATAAAACGCCAGGCGATGGTGTTGTAGCGGCCGTGGCAGGCGAGGTCGAGATACAGCCAGTTGCGGATCGAGGTAAAGTTGTTCGCCGCCAGCACGTCGGCCGGCTTGCAGCTGGCCGGGTAGACGCAGGAGATATTCGGCGCCGGGCCGATTTTCGCCGCGGGCAGCATCTGGTGGCAGGCGATCATCGCCCGCGCCTGCGCCAGCATCATATGGTGGTTCTGCTGATACAGGGTCTTATGCGGATCTTTGGTGCCGGCAGGCAGCGTGCCGATGACGTCACCTTTGAGGATCATGATGTTCTGTTCGTTGATGGTCAGCCAGTACCTGACCCGGTCGCCGTACAGTTCAAAGCAGGTGCGGGCAAAGTGTTCGAAGGCGTCGATGGTGGCCGGATCGGACCAGCCGCCTTTCTCCTGCAGCGCCCACGGCAGGTCAAAGTGGTAGAGCGTGACCAGCGGCTCGATGCCGCGATCGGTCAGCGCAGTCAGCAGTTTCTGATAAAACTCTACGCCTCTGGCGTTCAGCTCGCCGGTACCTTCAGGGAACAGGCGGCTCCAGGAGATCGAAAGGCGGTAGGTTTTCAGGCCCAGCTCAGCGAACAGTGCCACATCCTCAGCGAAGCGGTGGTAGTGATCGCTGGTGACGGTGAAATCGGTCAGGCGCGGGTCAAAGCTGGCCTTGTCGATGACCGAGGGGCCTTTACCGTCCAGGGTTGATGCCCCCTCAACCTGGTAGGCCGAGGTGGAGGCTCCCCATAAAAAACCGTCCGGGAAGGGCGCTAACTTGCCGTATTGCATCATTAACTCCTTGCTTGGTGGTGGCTGGTCGTTTCCTGCCAGCGCGGATTCAGTTCGGGGCGATATGCTCGCCCCGCGTGGATTACTGCGCCTGCTTCAGCGCCTGCACCTCGCGATGCAGAAGGATGATCTCTTCTGCCAGCTCGCGGCACAGCATGGCGTTCATCAGATGGTCCTGTGCATGAACCAGTATCAGGTTGACGGGGATCTTGCCGACTCCTTCATCAGCCCCGATCAGCGCGGTCTGAATCTTATGGGCCGCTTTGGCAGCGACCGAGGCGGCGGTCAGCTGCGCGTCCGCCTCCTGCCAGTCATAGCCGCGGGCGGCACGCAGCGCCTGCATCGAGCAGGAGCGCGCTTCACCGGCGTGAATAATCAGCTCCATTACGGTGGTTTCCATATCCATGCTTCAGCCCTCCACGGCTTTCAGGTCGC
This portion of the Erwinia sp. E602 genome encodes:
- a CDS encoding glycoside hydrolase family 1 protein, with product MQYGKLAPFPDGFLWGASTSAYQVEGASTLDGKGPSVIDKASFDPRLTDFTVTSDHYHRFAEDVALFAELGLKTYRLSISWSRLFPEGTGELNARGVEFYQKLLTALTDRGIEPLVTLYHFDLPWALQEKGGWSDPATIDAFEHFARTCFELYGDRVRYWLTINEQNIMILKGDVIGTLPAGTKDPHKTLYQQNHHMMLAQARAMIACHQMLPAAKIGPAPNISCVYPASCKPADVLAANNFTSIRNWLYLDLACHGRYNTIAWRFMQEKGWLPTITDAEMALLKQAKPDFIAFNYYASATVAAEVSEGEGDQRPDQQMAGIDASVYIGTNNPNLKKNQFNWYVDPVGFRITAREIYDRYHLPLIVTENGLGAYDELEAGNKVYDDYRIAYLSDHLQQLQLAISDGVAIFGYCPWSAIDLVSTHQGISKRYGFIYVNRDEHDLKDLARYRKKSFSWYQRVIKTNGADLNKEIEY
- a CDS encoding PTS lactose/cellobiose transporter subunit IIA, whose amino-acid sequence is MDMETTVMELIIHAGEARSCSMQALRAARGYDWQEADAQLTAASVAAKAAHKIQTALIGADEGVGKIPVNLILVHAQDHLMNAMLCRELAEEIILLHREVQALKQAQ